TGCGCTCCTCTCTGGATTCCTTTGAAGACACTCTGAGAAAAATGCAGGAGTTTTTTGGCCTGGAGGTGACAGGGAAGTTGGACTCCAACACCGTGGAGGTGATGGCTCGACCCCGCTGTGGTTTCACAGATGTGACCAGATATGCACATTTTGACGGTCGACCAAAGTGGGAGAAGACTGTGGTCACATACAGGTACCACACAACATCTCcaatgtcaaaaaacaaacaacaaaactctctccagcagctcagccaaACATAGAGCACAAGAAAGCTCCCGTTGAGAGTTTTTGAAAAACACTTTCACTCTCACACCGCAGGATAACTGACTACACACCAGACCTGAGTCAGAGTGATGTGGATGCCAACATAGCCAAGGCTCTGCAACTCTACAGTGACGTCATTCCTCTGGATTTCAAGCAGATCAACAGCGGCACTGCTGACATTATGATCATGTTCAAGAGTAGAGGTAATGCAGTGTCTTCAGTACTTTTAAGACAATGTTTGATCTAGTGTTAACAttactcctctcctctcaaAACCAGACCATGGAGATTTTGCTCCATTCGATGGGGAGGGTGGTGTCTTGGCTCATGCATTCTCCCCTGGAGAAGGCAACGGAGGTGACACCCATTTCGATGAAGATGAAAACTGGACTCAAACCTCAGCAGGTGCTGACATTAAGGAAACATTATGAGTGAGGTGATATCAGACTGCGGCTGATTACGTCCCCAAAGTAACTTTATCAGTGTGTATCTGCAGGAGCCAACCTGTTCTTGGTGGCAGCTCATGAGTTTGGCCACGCACTGGGATTAGCCCACTCTCAGGTCCAGACAGCCCTGATGTATCCCACCTACCAATATGTGACCACAGAGGACTACAAGCTACCAGATGATGACAGAGAGGGAATACAGGCTATTTACGGTAAGAGCTCAACTAATTCACAGACAGCACTTTACAAGGAAGCACTGACCAACTCTTTCCCAGTgtcatgtctttgtcttttgtctgtcaAAGGAGCCAGAGCAACATCAGATCAACCCACAGCTAAACCTGACCCAGATGCAcagcctggacctgaacctgaacccaCATCAGAACCTCCTCCAGACAGGTGTAGCAGGGACCTGATTTTTGATGCTGCAACCTCCATTCAGGGCAATCTTTACTTCTTCAAAGCTGGGTGAGACATTTTTGCactattttttgttttagtcaTGTAGGTTTCACAAACCCATGACACTCCATTAGAAAGAGGAgttatttttaaagattttcttCTCAGTACTGTCGGCTTATCATGGaattttgtcctcttttctcagACATttctggaggaggagcagctcctGGGATGGCATCAGTACAAAGAAAATTCAGTCTGTCTGGCCTGGAATTAGCAAAGTTGATGCTGCTTATGAGTATAAGAGAGGCAATGTGATTTTCTTTGAAGGTACACAATTCATTCAGTTAATAATAATTTTTTACTCATTAAGAATGATAATAAGatataaataaatgcaggaaCCCATTAGAAACATAACTTGGCCTTTTCACATCACAGGAGATCATTACTGGGGGATCAGAGGAAAAACTGTCCAACCTGGTTATCCCAAACCTCTCAGAGACTTCGGCTTCCCTTCATCTGTCACCAAGGTAGATGCTGCTGTCCATGTTTCATTTGTAGGCAGAACACTCCTCTTTGTGGGGAACAAATACTGGAGGTGAGTAATGTTAATAGCCATACACATCTAGCTTGTATCCAGATATAGACCAATAGCACATGCTGATGAACACCTCCTCATTACTCATACAGCTACAATGAAAGGAGGGGCAGAATGGATGGTGGGTACCCAAAATTCATTCACAGAGCACTCCCTGGGATTGGCCACAGAGTGGATGCTGTTTTTGAGAATAGGGGTAGGTAACAGTCAAAGGTAGGTCCCTCTGCAGTAGCATTATGAGTTCTTGTTTGGGGCTATACCAATGGTGCATTCCCTTTGCCAGGGAACCTGTACTTTTCCTATGgatccagacagacagagtacAACTACCAACGAAGAAGAGCACTGCGTACCCTGTTAAACTACAGATGGATGGATTGCAACTAAAGAAACAAGCAcccaaatacacatacacacacatgcatacatctGTGATCATAAACCGCTTTGGTCTACTCCACTAACTAATCCTGAGTATCTTAAGGGGCCTTTTCTATAGAAATCTGCATAGAAATACATTagctgaaaaagaaatacatattaTTCCTGTGGGCAACACCTATTCGCAATGTTTTGTCTTGCATGCATTaattaaatgtgatttaattcatctttcaaagagaaaataaaaacaagagtGAGTTTGAATGTTTCTTCATCATGCTTGAGTTCACTAATTGCAGTAAAAGAGATCTGGAAGCATTTGGTATGTTTGACGATATGAGGGGACAATGTTCCACTTTCCACCATGACCTCAGGGAAGTTgttacaaaaggaaaaacagtaaCACATATTCATAATTATCCCCCACAGCTGTCAGCTTTAGTGTCTTCAATGGACTGCCTGCACTGCAGTGTAGGAGCTATTGACAGAAAGGGGATGCCTTGTTCTTCATGCAGTGGGTTTACCAGCTAGTGACATGCTTACACCCATAGCCATACGACTActtttaaaacactgaagaaaaggCTCTGATGGCAACTGAGCCCCTCAGAGTTCACACCATAGACAAATGTGAAATGTAGTAAACAATGTGCATAGTCTACTACTTCGTGCCTGCAGATGTTTTCTAATCTTCAGGAGCTGTCATTGATGGTCACACCATACCTGGTCCAGCCTAACTAATCCACTGGCAGACCAGCAGCAGTGAAAGAACTTCAGTTCTGGACCTGCAATGCCAGTCTAGTCCAGTTCCACTTCCACGTGTCCTGTAGAATTTCTCTTCTGttataaaatgttgtttattttcatatgtGTTGACGCTAAACGTTATCTAATATTTACAAGGGCTTACATTTTGAAGATAAACGCGCGGGACAGTTCACGTAATCAATTGTAGGACACGTACTGGGATCTCGTGCATAAAACTACAATAACCATAATGCCCCACTGATGTGACGTTAGAGGGACTACACCtctcactgtgattggctgatatAGTTATCCTCCGCTTTATGGCTGAAGGTgaagtgtgtggtgtgtgagtgtcagtCCTGTGTCTTGCCTGTTCAAAATGTCATCCAGTGGACTCTTCAGTGTGCGCGCTCATGTCTGCAAACGCCTGGTAAGTGAAGCTGTGCAGAATAATCACTGTGGCTTCGCCTCTTTTCCTGTTAGACTGCACAGGAAGGCTAGCTTTAGCAGCCGTTTGTAAACACAAGGCCTGGTTCACTTAGAGCAGCTTTGCTAGCCTGTTCGTGTCCTTGTGTTACAGTCAAACTCAGCTGAAGTACGACCATTTTTAAATcgaaaagatgctgaaaaatatATCTTTATTTCAAGCCGACTCGATTACTGTAGCACACTCTTCATTGACCTCTATAAACCACTGCGAGACTtgagctcattcaaaactctgcagctcgactgttaaccagaaccaagaggagctgctgtgcactggcttcctgtgtcAGTCAAGATTGATTTAAATTGTGTACAAAGCCCTTGATGGAGTTGGACCAAGGTACATTGTTAGCTCCCTTGTTCGCTATCTGCTTCCAACAATGCGGCGATCATCAGCTGCTGGTTCACAGCATCAGTctgctctggaacacactacctgTAAAAATCAGAGAAGACAGCCCGCTGCTTGTCTTTAAAAGACAGCCGTATCCCTTCACTTAAGCCCAGTCTATACACTCATcttaaactttattttattctgttattcAGTGGTTATTATGTGTTAcgcattgtgtttattttcattctcaTTCTACCTTTTTTTTACTATAGTTATAAAGAGAGTTTTATTCATCTTATTTGACATGAAAACCtgatccctgtttttatgtttattctaTGTCTTTTCCatgaagcacttggtgcatgtgatttcctCCTTGGAACGCACTTTATCCtgttttgaaattgttttattACTACTATTCagtggattttattttctcGTCATTCATTCACCTTGTAAAAGACtgtggtctgtgtgttttttaacccCCACAGCACCACGACAGGTGAGGTTTTTCTCCAGGGCAGCCCAGGCTGTGCCTGACATGGAAAATGCCCACAGTGAGGTTAAACCTGTGGGAAGGCGTTCTGGGGGAGAAGGGAATAGGCTTATTTTGGTAAATTAAGACTGATGGTGAATCTGTGCCCATCTGGAATTTGTATATTTCCATCCTTagttttatctcttttttattgttcttaTAGAGTGgattttattctccatcttatcttacattcattttatattctttgtcttttttacatGAAGTGCTTTATGTATGCAATGTCATTGTTGTAAAGCACTGACCTGTAATTCTTggatgaaaggtgctatacaaataaagtttatgaTTAGAATCATTATATGACAGTGTGAAAATGCCTGATAACTGTTCCAGATAGCTCCTTTGTGGCTAGTGAAGCTTTCTCATATCACAGATTTTTCCCAATGGCGCAACAGCAAGGTCTGCTTTTCAACAAATGAACCGAGGAGAAAGCATTACAGCAACAACCGTAACAAGCTTAAGTGAATTGAAATATTAGAAGCTAGAAAAGGGTCATGTTAACGGGTTTCACTGCTAGCATAAATGGTTTGCCTGCCTGTGTCTGCACTTACTGTCAGCATAGCTAACAGTCTGTTAtgtatggtgtaagatagctgtcaaaaagatgtgtccatattttaatgttcgtatttgtaaagttaacaatttgtgtgtcacaAAAGTTGTTACAAAATGttacaaaattctgctgtcacgtacgtgagtctgtgaaattgggttcgggttacgagtgtttttatatgagtatgagtctaaaagctgtgagtgcaaagtcttatgAATACTACTCATTTTTCTATGACtacaaagtcttcactgtgaacacgaattcaagtttacggtTACGACTctaaaagtgctgaaatgacgtcactgaggtcacagtcaagtcgcaggggaaagtagtcgatcggcgattcctccagctgcgcatgcgcatgccccagacgcaaacgTGCAGGGCAATGCTGCCAGCCCTGcagagacttcactggcaaagctctaaagtctcacccattgggcaagagacacacatttcaacccattataatataaatatatataaaaacaataaaatgaaattaaaacaataaaaacaatcgtaacccgaacccaatttcacagagtcacgtatgtgacagcagaattttgtgtaaaacaacttttatgacacacaaattgttaactttacaaatacgaacattaaaatatggacacatctttttgacagctatcttacaccatagtTATGCTCCTTAAAGTTCATTAACCCCGTTTGACTGAAACTTGTATGATGGAGCTTCAGGTCGAACCGCAGACTTGATTGGAAAGATGGGATTAGAAATAGGAGCTCTCTTGTGTGGAAGATGAATAATCCATATCATTATCCTGCCATTGCAGGCTCACAAGTACCTCTCAAGAAGCTACACATCTCGCCCTTCACTCAATGTAAGTTACAGGAATTGAATCTCAAATTATCATCACAAGTAAATGTTTAGGCTGCTCGCTGTAATGCAGGTTTTTGATGCATGTTTTCAGGAGGTCGTCATTGTCAGCGCAGTCCGCACTCCAATAGGCTCCTTCAAAAGCAGCCTGGCAGCAGTACCAGCCACCAAACTAGGCTCCATTGCCATCAGGGGAGCCATAGACAAAGCAGGTATGTTCAGATGGgtcactttttttatttagagaaaaatattttcctCCATTTAGGGCTTGATGGAGCATCAGCTGATCATCACCAGATGTGTGGATGCATGGTTAAGAAATGGCCTGAGgtttcctcttctttcactttcacatgaGACAGAGGACGCATCAAACAGACGATAGATGTGTCGATTTAATGAGTTGACCTCATGTTTCTTGCATTTAGGCATCACTCCTGAAGAGGTAAAGGAAGTCTACATGGGCAATGTGCTTCAGGCAGGAGAAGGACAGGCCCCCACAAGACAAGCCTTGATTGGAGCAGGTATGACCACACTGCTATAGTTTCACCCTTATTCCAGTTGGCAGCGCGCCAAAACATTGATTTCCACAAACTAGTTGCACACATGCCATTTGGACAAGTCAGAAATAGTTGACACGGGTACAAAAAGCATCTCTTTAATTCTTTAAGGCTGACTGTGAGCAGCTAATGATTGTGTATACCTTATGATCTGAAAACAACACTTTATCCACACATGACAAGGCTCCAAAATATGAAAAGAGAAAGTGGGCAGCTGCAGGGTGACAATTGCAAGTTACAGGAAGGTTGGAAACTAATGTGGAAACATATTAGAAACATAGTAACTGTAattgacagttttgttttgatcaCGTACTGTACAATAGATCACTGTGAAATAATGTGTCAGTGGTCAAATATACAgacagtatacagtatatacacacaaaagCGTAACCGAGGGCTGGTCAGGAGATtggtattttattatttatttttattgattgtATCTTCAGGCTTGACCCTCAACACTCCCGCAACAACCATCAACAAAGTCTGTGCCTCCGGGACGAAGTCCATCATGATGGCCGCTCAGAGTCTCATGTGTGGACACCAGGTAGCTTAAGCATGAAAAGCACTTTCGCTTGCTCGATGCTGCATGCAGGTACAGTGATACtgtacacatgaaaacacaaatctgaTCTCTGACAGGATCATGGAAAACTGTGTTGTGACCAAAAACAAGCTTTGTTTACCATGAGAACTTTGACAACTGCATCGACTTGCCCTCAGGACTGAAACTAGACATCATTCAGTTCTTTGGCAGAATGGCTGTAACTAAAAATCCTGTGAAAGCCGTTCATGCACATACAACCAGGAGCTGAGATGCCAGGCCAACAATGAATAGACTATATTTGTCACTGCAGATCAATGTATGGCTGTCTGTGTGGCTTTAGGATGTGATGGTGGCAGGAGGCATGGAGAGCATGTCCAATGTACCTTATGTGATGTCCAGAGAGACCCCAGCCTATGGAGGAGTGAGGATGGAAGACCTCATTGTGAAGGACGGACTCACTGATGTCTACAACAAATTCCACATGGTAACTATCAACCACCTGTTAGTTATTAGATTGTGGAAAAGACAATATATAAGTTCATCATCAGTTTCATGTTTGATCTCATGTCTGTTGCTTTTACCTTTACAGGGCAACTGTGCAGAGAACACTGCCAagagctgcagcatcagcagagaggagcaggacgcCTTCGCCATTGGCTCATACAGCCGCAGCAAAGCAGCATTTGAGTCTGGAATTCTGGCCAAGGAGATCGTTCCGGTTAGCATTCCCCAGAGAGGTACGGGAAGTTGCTCTCAGGCCGGTGACCTTTGTCATTTACTCACATCGTACAGCTTATCTGATGTTGACGTGGTTTTGTAGGCAAACCTGATGTAGTCGTGtctgaggatgaggagtggaggagggtCGACTTCAGCAAAGTTCCCAAACTGAAGGCAGTGTTCCAGAAAGAGAACGGTAATGATGAGTGGctgttattttcattcattcatccatcacttGGACATTAATTCTGTTTGAACAGAATGTCGTCAGAATGCTTGCTCACAGAgcctttgtgttttaatgtgcacGTTGTTGTGATTGGTCACTTGTCTTTTaggcacagtgacagcagccaaTGCCAGCACACTGAACGATGGAGCAGCTGCTCTCGTTTTAATGACAGCAGATGCTGCAAAGAGACTCAACGTCACTCCGCTGGCCAGGATTGTCTGTaagctttacacacacacacacacacacacacacacacacacacacgcacacacgcacacacgcacacacgcacacacacacacacacacacacacactaaactgCAGAGCTTAACCAAAATTGAGGTTTTATCACACAGCAGGCCTACTTATAAAATGTTAAACTGTTGGGTTGCATTCATTCTACGGGTTAATAGAGAGGTTGGCATGGCAGCTGAAAACAGTAATGAGTTTGTGGGCTCCGCTGGATTTATATTTCGGAACAGGTGCAACGTAAAAGCCACCATCAggttaaaaaggagaaaatagagATGGATTCCATCACGTTCTACGCTCACAGCCAGAATATTGAATAatcagacagatgttttaaaagCTTGTTTGTCATAATTGTCATAGTTTTTGTTAAATTGCAGGATTGATGTtgatgtgtatatatgtatacattttTCCATAGCTTTCGCTGATGCTGCGGTTGCACCCATCGATTTCCCCATTGCTCCTGCATTTGCTGTACCCAAGGTGAGTCTCCATGAGGCCTCtcaaaattggccaaaaatgacatttggaTATTCCCTCAGAGAACCACAGAGGTTCGAACCATTATCTATACCAATATCTATTTTTTTGCATTACTAagagggaaaaccaaaacaaagagagacagactaaTTGTACATTATTTCAATATGAAAGTCTTTGAAAAGATCTACATAGCTacacatagaaaaaaaataaacaaatgaagtaATTCATATACTGTGTTTCATTATGCTCGCTTCAGCCTAACCCACATTATATTTTCGATCAGTGAAAGTGAAGTTGTGTGCAGAGTTTCTGGTTGGTGCTGGTCCTCGTGTTTTGGAAGGCTTCACTGTTCGGACAAACAGGAGGATTTCTACTCATTTATGATGTGATTGTGGACCCAGTATTGATCGATAGCACTGCAGCCGACAGCCATGAAACAGACTGTAATTTAATCCCTCCACACCATCatccactgaaagtgttttgccactgacagctcagattgttattctcTGACCACCTTGCGGGAGGTTCCCCACAGACATACCTTTTtattaaagagtaagatccttcCTGTGTGACCACAAACAGCTGTTATATCGCTCTttccaaagccaccagactccattcataagaacagtcattttatcatcgtaaaacacacttcattcaaacacgctgaaaacaaaatgaaactcaacAAACAATCTTAATTCATCTTTTCCAATGTACCAACAATCACCAgcaactctggattggttgaaataaacgGGAGAGAAGCGAGTGAGAGAGGGTGGACATTAGAGAAGCGGTGGGAGAAACTGCATGAGGAGCTGGAATATTTTAAcatcaacattttaaaacatctcCAAAGacttaaatatgtcagactttAGCAGACTCtcctggttaaaaaaaaacaaacaaaaaaacagtcattacTAGATGCtagaaattgtttttgtgttttgttttgttttttacccaCATTCAAATATTAGTCTTCCCATTagaatgtatggatttttttaCAGTCAAATGTGAATTTGAGTTTTGAATATTCATTGACATTCCTGGCCCAAATCAAGATTTCTGGCCTTCATCCGAGTCCTTAAGTATTGGAGATCCGCTGATACTGAGTCCTATGCAGTACTTATATTTACTTAAATGTCGATAAAATATGTATCGAACACATTCAACACCTAAACACCAAAAATTTCACAAGCTTCTTCATCATAATACTGAAGGTCCTGATTCCAAACTAAGCAACCTCTGATACTGATGTGGTGTGATTTGCTAGAGAGAAGATGCATCACTCCATTAGAGTTACCGGAAGATCTGACAgtacacacagcagctgatgagaaCCCTGAAAGCCAACAACGGGCCAGTTTAATGTTGGCCTCATGGAATTAATGTTAAGTAGCATCAGCTGATACAATCTGCTGAATGTTTTGTTCAAGGCTCTTTGCTGATATGAGAGAGGAGCAATAAGAGAAAAATTTTTGGATTTGTGCATTTTGCCAAccgtgtggtgtgtgtgtcaggctctGGATGCAGCAGGGCTGAAGAAGGATGATATCGCCATGTGGGAGATCAACGAGGCCTTCAGTGTGGTTGTGCTGGCCAACATCAAGATGTTGGACATTGACCCTGCAAAAGTCAACATCAACGGGGGAGCTGTGTCACTGGGACACCCCATTGGGTAAGCAGCTGAGAGGGACTCATACAGACTCTTTTGGATCTGAGACAAAGGAATCAGCTGTAACTATTCCAGTGTCATCCAGTAAGTGTATTTACATTTCAGGCCCGCATCCAAATTAATCATGTCTGTTCTTCTGTCAGGATGTCCGGAGCAAGAATTGTGGGTCACATGGTGCACAACCTCAAGCCGGGCCAGTATGGGCTGGCAGGCATCTGCAATGGAGGTGGCGGAGCTTCATCTATTGTGATCCAGAAATTGTAGGAAACCTGACGGGAAATTTCGCTCTCGCTGATACTTGGTTAATCTGTGTGTTGCCATCCTGTTGGCTCCAAATGATTGAGACGTCTGTGAACATCCTTCAACTGTGAAGAATGCATCTGTTAAAACTTACATGCCAGTGGCCTTATTCAGACAGCAAAGATGGACTCTCCTCACATGACGTCATGACTCCAATATACAAAACACTCCTTTGTTTGATGAAACCCATCGTCAAAAAATTCATATTTAAGTGAAATGGTTTAATAAATAGTTTTCACGGAACCACTTGTGGTTTTGATTGCTTTTTAACTGTGGAGGTGATGTCTCTGAAGGTTATAGCGTTGATGATTTTGAAATTGGCCACTAGATGGTGCTGTGTTCTTTGTAATGTTAATGCGCTCATTGATGTTGCAGTAGAAAACATGTCTTCACACAGCACAGTTTgtacatagatagatagatagatagatagatagatagatagatagatagatagatagatagatagatagatagatagatagatagatagataccaGTGGCTagaaaaggctggactgaaagacagcacagaggcactgatcATGGCCGCACAAGAGCAAGCTTTGAACACAAGGTCAATAGAGGCTAGGatctaccacagcagacaaaaccccaggtgcaggctgtgcaaagatgcccctgagacaatccagcacataacagcggggtgtaagatgctggcagggaaggcatacatggagcgtcataaccaggtggctagcatcatacacaggaacatctgtaccGAGTATGTGCTGTAGGTCCCAGTATCAAGGTGGAAGACACCTCCAAAGGTGATCCAGAACGACTGAGCCAAGATCCTGTGGGACTTCCagttccagacagacaaactggtgaTGGCGAACCAACCAGACATAATGGTGGtagacaaagaacaaaagacagtcacagtggtggatgtagTGATCCCAAGTGACAGTAATATCAAGAAGAAAGAGCACgagaagctggagaaatacCAGGGTCTCAAGGCCTTTTGCCTTTATGCggggcataaaggcaaaagtggtCCCAGTAGTGATCAGGGCACTTGGACCCCCCAAGCTGGGAGAATGGCTCCAGCAGAtaccaggaagaacatctgagatctctgtccagaagagcGCACTTTTGGGAACAACCAAGATCCTGCGCAGAACCCTCAAGCTCCCAGGCCTCTGGCAGAGGACCCGAGCTTGAAGGAGGCCCAATACCGCCCCAGGCAGGGCGAGAAGGGGATTATATAAAAATTTGCAATATATGTTTTTAACACGAGTCACAGGTAGTTAATGAGGTTAGACTTCACCAGCTGAGGTTTGAAATGGCTTTAAAATATCTGCCACTACCTCAGTACAGTGGAGGTGAATCATATTTTGCTTGTGGCATCCAAAACAACATCTATCATGTGCAATATATCCTCccagacagaaaacagtttcAGAAATGAATGTATTAAAAGTTCTACAGACACCACAGGGTAAggaaaaatgtttgtgttttttggaggAACTGAGCCTTTAAGGTAATGAACATGCAACATTTTCTACCTCTGGAGGTAAAtctgttttttagttttttcctCAACTGGTCCATTTCTTGTCAGGACATGTCTTTTGTCTTTCCGACAACTGATTTTACAACAATTTAATGATGCAAAGGTGATGTCACTCAGTCACACATTATACTCCTCATAGTCTCTTACAGGATGACTGTGGTCTttcattccttccttccttttcctgcCGGTTAACACCGTCAAACACTGAGTAAAACATTGACAGAGTCTTTGGTTGCCAGTATTTTTAAGCTTACTTGCCCATTTGTTTGGACGTTACTGATTAAACACTGCAGACGCTTTTCTTCAGAAGGACaaacaaaaggacaaaagtAAGAACCCAGTCTTTTATGCCTTTTCACTTGACTTAAATCTTTTTAATCCCTTAAGGCCTTGCTTGAATGACGGCTTTTGGTGTGTCAAACAAGCAGTGACACCTGTTGACTCCCATCGTTCACTCTCAGCCACACTGACTGTAACAGGAGTGGCAGCATTGCCTAACAACAAGAAATTCCCACTTTATTTATggcacatttttatttctggttATTGTACAGAAGATTTGTTATTGGATGTCTATAATTTGAAGGGGAAGTCTGCAAGTTTTCATGCAACTAAATGAGATATTACAACATCACACCTTTACAGATGTTTGCTGCTCAGACACATGGCCAACAGAGATTTCCAGCTGTGTGAAATCAGAGTATGAGGCAGACTGGTTTGGAGCACAATTACTGGTGCACAAAATTACCATAAAACTGTTCAATAAGATACACAATATATTACTCTACTGAATTGAATTCAGAGAGATTATTTCCTATCACAGATAGTGGATGAACAGAGTCCTGTGCTCGTTGTTTACCTTATCTGAAAGCCTGGCTATGAACTGAAGATAATGAGTATCAAGTGCTGGCTTTCGTCAATACCTGCTGTTTGTCCATGTCAAGTGTTGCATAAAgcaagcagcacacagcaggctGGCTTGTGCACTCAGTGAAAAAGGTGTGGTCATAGCTGATGATTACATGGAGGAAtggtgtgagac
This region of Chaetodon trifascialis isolate fChaTrf1 chromosome 16, fChaTrf1.hap1, whole genome shotgun sequence genomic DNA includes:
- the mmp30 gene encoding matrix metallopeptidase 30: MEGALAVKTVIIVVMVAHCGAVPTASPTQEELTKAQDYLSQFFSDVGVSAPNSVLRSSLDSFEDTLRKMQEFFGLEVTGKLDSNTVEVMARPRCGFTDVTRYAHFDGRPKWEKTVVTYRITDYTPDLSQSDVDANIAKALQLYSDVIPLDFKQINSGTADIMIMFKSRDHGDFAPFDGEGGVLAHAFSPGEGNGGDTHFDEDENWTQTSAGANLFLVAAHEFGHALGLAHSQVQTALMYPTYQYVTTEDYKLPDDDREGIQAIYGARATSDQPTAKPDPDAQPGPEPEPTSEPPPDRCSRDLIFDAATSIQGNLYFFKAGHFWRRSSSWDGISTKKIQSVWPGISKVDAAYEYKRGNVIFFEGDHYWGIRGKTVQPGYPKPLRDFGFPSSVTKVDAAVHVSFVGRTLLFVGNKYWSYNERRGRMDGGYPKFIHRALPGIGHRVDAVFENRGNLYFSYGSRQTEYNYQRRRALRTLLNYRWMDCN
- the acat1 gene encoding acetyl-CoA acetyltransferase, mitochondrial, with amino-acid sequence MSSSGLFSVRAHVCKRLAHKYLSRSYTSRPSLNEVVIVSAVRTPIGSFKSSLAAVPATKLGSIAIRGAIDKAGITPEEVKEVYMGNVLQAGEGQAPTRQALIGAGLTLNTPATTINKVCASGTKSIMMAAQSLMCGHQDVMVAGGMESMSNVPYVMSRETPAYGGVRMEDLIVKDGLTDVYNKFHMGNCAENTAKSCSISREEQDAFAIGSYSRSKAAFESGILAKEIVPVSIPQRGKPDVVVSEDEEWRRVDFSKVPKLKAVFQKENGTVTAANASTLNDGAAALVLMTADAAKRLNVTPLARIVSFADAAVAPIDFPIAPAFAVPKALDAAGLKKDDIAMWEINEAFSVVVLANIKMLDIDPAKVNINGGAVSLGHPIGMSGARIVGHMVHNLKPGQYGLAGICNGGGGASSIVIQKL